In one window of Prionailurus bengalensis isolate Pbe53 chromosome B3, Fcat_Pben_1.1_paternal_pri, whole genome shotgun sequence DNA:
- the MESP1 gene encoding mesoderm posterior protein 1 encodes MAQSLCPPLSESWLLFPGWGPPRPLPLPPSARDCGCSPASSPDSWGSVPAGSPELSPGRPGTHAAAGARGAGRRGARSSRLGSGQRQSASEREKLRMRTLARALHELRRFLPPSVAPAGQSLTKIETLRLAIRYIGHLSAVLGLSEESLQRRRRRRSDAAVPRGCPLCPDGGPAQTQTQVQVEARAQLLGSAASPSASWGSPPACLGELAAPQPRDPPVLYDEAACSESQAMEPSPSSPLFPGDVLSLLETWMPLSPLEWPPA; translated from the exons ATGGCCCAGTCCCTGTGCCCGCCGCTCTCCGAGTCCTGGCTCCTCTTCCCGGGTTGGGGCCCGCCTCGGCCTCTGCCTCTGCCGCCCTCCGCCAGGGACTGCGGCTGCTCCCCCGCCTCGTCCCCGGACTCCTGGGGCAGCGTCCCGGCCGGCAGCCCCGAGCTGAGCCCCGGACGGCCCGGCACCCACGCGGCCGCCGGAGCCCGGGGCGCCGGGAGGCGCGGCGCGCGCAGCAGCCGCCTGGGCTCCGGGCAGCGGCAGAGCGCCAGCGAGCGCGAGAAGCTGCGCATGCGCACGCTCGCCCGCGCCCTGCACGAGCTGCGCCGCTTTCTGCCGCCGTCCGTGGCGCCCGCCGGCCAGAGCCTCACCAAGATCGAGACGCTGCGCCTGGCCATCCGCTACATCGGCCACCTGTCGGCGGTGCTGGGCCTCAGCGAGGAGAGCCTGCAGCGCCGGCGCCGGCGGCGCAGCGACGCGGCGGTGCCTCGGGGCTGCCCGCTCTGCCCCGACGGCGGCCCCGCGCAGACGCAGACGCAGGTGCAGGTGGAGGCGCGCGCCCAGCTTCTGGGCTCAGCCGCCAGCCCCTCCGCGTCCTGGGGGTCCCCGCCGGCCTGTCTCGGAGAACTAGCGGCGCCGCAGCCGCGCGACCCGCCGGTGCTTTATGACGAGGCGGCGTGTTCGGAATCGCAGGCAATGGAGCCGAGCCCCTCGTCTCCG CTCTTTCCCGGCGACGTGCTGTCCCTGCTGGAGACCTGGATGCCCCTCTCGCCCCTGGAGTGGCCGCCGGCCTGA